In one Lolium rigidum isolate FL_2022 chromosome 3, APGP_CSIRO_Lrig_0.1, whole genome shotgun sequence genomic region, the following are encoded:
- the LOC124699670 gene encoding uncharacterized protein LOC124699670, translating into MNPTQVETLRFLVDQKRPEIRFYVCTIKSASTVEGSSRMYFNRKFTKQYISKNMHLPDNDFQVSYDERHCVKVRIFQGKGRVDGAVITTNWKAVVQKSEMKENDIFVFWFRIRARGGLMLHVRKLEK; encoded by the exons ATGAATCCTACACAAGTTGAAACCCTGAGATTTCTTGTTGACCAAAAGCGCCCCGAAATTCGTTTTTATGTGTGCACTATAAAGAGTGCAAGTACCGTGGAAGGCAGTTCCAGAATG TACTTCAACCGGAAGTTTACCAAGCAGTACATCTCGAAGAATATGCACCTTCCAGATAATGACTTTCAAGTCTCTTACGATGAGAGACATTGTGTGAAAGTGAGGATTTTCCAGGGCAAAGGGAGGGTTGACGGTGCAGTGATCACAACTAACTGGAAAGCTGTGGTGCAGAAGAGCGAGATGAAGGAAAATGATATCTTTGTGTTTTGGTTCCGCATTCGCGCCCGGGGCGGTCTCATGTTGCATGTCAGGAAGCTCGAGAAATGA